DNA from Algisphaera agarilytica:
AGCCGGCCCTACCGCCGCGGAGGTGCTCGCTCAAGCCGACGCCGCCGCCGAGGCCGACCCCGGCACCGCGATCGCTTTGTACACCTCGCTGATCGAAGACGGCGGCAGCGAAGCTCAGACTGCCCAAGCCCGCATGGCCGACCTGCTGCGTGAACTCAACGCCGACGTGACCCAAGCCAAGCGTACGCTTGACTCGGCCGAGGCCGACCTGGCCGCGGGCCGCTTCGAACTGGCCCAGGACAAGTTTGCCGCCGTGACCGCTTCGGGCGTTGAACTGGGTTGGTTCGACGAGCAACGCATCGCCCGCGGCAACGAACGCATCGCCGAAGCCGGCGTCGCCGCCGAAGCCACCGCGGTGGCCGAAGCTCCCGCTGAGCCCGAGCCCGCCGCCGAGCCGGCCGTGGAAGTGACCCCCGCGGTCGCCGTGGCCCCCGCTCCCGCCGCTTCGCCCTCGCTCAACGCCGAGAGCGACCTGATCGTGCAGGCCCGCAAGGCCGTGGCCAACGAGTACTACGTCGACGCCCAGGCCGCCATGGAGCAAGGCTACGACGCCCTGGCGATCAACCTGCTTAGCCAAGCCGATGAACTGGACCCCAACAACCCCGCCATCGAAGCGAGCCTGGCCCAGGCCACCGCGACCGCCGGCAACAACATCCAGCTCACCAACCAGGTCGACAACTTCAAGCTGCGTCGCGACGCCGCCCAGGCCGCGTACGACGAGTCGATGACCAAGGCCCAGGGCAAGCTCGAGGCCGGCGACTACGCCGGTGCGGGCAACGACGTCGCCGCCGCGAAGAACACCATCGAAAACAACCAGGAGTTCTTCAGCGTCAGCGAATTCGAAAAACGTCGTGATGCTGCGACCGAACTCTCCAAGACGATCAACCAACAGCAGATCGCCGCGGCGATCAAGGCCGACGAAGACGCACGCAAGAAAGCGGAAATTGACAACGCCGAGGCCCTGAAGCGTGCGAAGAAGCAAAACGCCCAAGAGGTGCGTGAGCTGATCATCAAGGCCCGACAGTTCCAGAAGGAAATGAAGTACGAAGACGCCCTGCTGCTGCTAGAGCGTGCTCTGTTCATCGAGCCCAACAACTTCACCGCTCAGCTCCTGAAGGAAGTCATCGAAGACTCGCAGGTCGCGGTGAACTACACCAAGATCGAACGTGCCCGTCGCCTCGAAGGGGCACGCGACCACCTGCTCAACCGCGAAGCCATCATCCCCTACACCGACCTGGTCACCTTCCCCGAGGACTGGCCCGAGCTGTCGGACCGCCGTATCCGTGGCCTCGATGACACCGGCGGCGAATCCGAAGCCAACCGCGAGACCGCGCTGCGTCTGAAGAAGACCGTGCCGATCAGCTTCGACGCCAACCCGCTGGAGTCGGTCATCGACTACCTGCGTGAGACCACCGGCGCCAACATCTTCGTGAACTGGCCCGCCCTGATCGACAGCGGCGGCATCGAGCAGGATCAGCCGATCTCGCTGACGCTCAACAACGTCCCCGCCGAGAAGGCCCTGGAGCTCGTCCTCCAACAAGCCTCTTCGACCGGCTTCGGCGACCCGATCGACTACTCCATCATCGATGGCGTCGTCACCATCTCGACCGCTGAAGACCTCAAGCGCTCGACCGACCTCCGCGTCTACGACATCCGTGACCTGCTGGTCCAGGTCCCCAGCTTCACCGACGCTCCCGAGTTCGACCTGACCGAAGCCCTGTCCAACACCAACTCCGGTGGCGGCGGCGGCGGCGGCGGTGGCGACAGCATCTTCGGTGATGACGAAGATGACGAAGATGATGAAGAAGAAGTCACCCGAGCCGAATTGATCCAACAGATCACTCAGCTCATCGAGGAAACCGTCGGCCAGTTTGAAGACTGGGAAATCGAAGGCGGCGAATCCACCGTTCGTGAACTCAACAGCAACCTCATCATCAAGACCACCCCGGACAACCACCGCCAGATCAACGATCTGCTGGCCCTGCTCCGCGAAACCCGTGCGATCCAGATCTCAGTCGAGGCCCGCTACCTGCTGGTCGACCGCAACTTCCTGGAATCGGTCGCGGTCGACTTCGACCTCGCCTGGGTGGGTGGCCAAGAAGCAGACGGCACCGGCTTCCAACCGGTCGCCCTGGATCAAAACTCCGCGGGCCAAGGCGGCACCGGCATCGCCGCTCCCGTGATCGACGCCCTGAGCTACGAGCCCTTCTTCGCGGTTGACCCCGCGTTGGGCCTGGGCGTCAGCTTCATCGACGACCTCTCGGTCAACCTGCTGGTGGAAGCCACGCTGGCCAACCGCAACTCGATCTCGCTGACCGCACCCCGCGTCACGTTCTTCAACGGCCAACGTGCTTACGTGGTCGTCGCCCGTCAGATCGCGTTCGTGTCCGACCTCGAGCCCATCCCCGACGCGGCGGGCTTCGACGTCACCGTCTCGGTCACCCAGTCCGGCGTCGTGCTCGACGTCGAGGGTACGATTTCGGCCGACCGCCGATACGTCACCCTGACGCTGCGGCCCAGCCTGGCCGACGTTGCCGAAATCGATGAGTTCCGTGTCATCGGTATCATCGACGACGACGACGATGATGACGGCATCGACACCAGCGGCGTCTTCGAAGGCTTCATCCAACTCCCCGTGCTGGACATCACCACCGTCCGTGCCACCGTCAGCGTTCCCGACCGCGGCACCCTGCTGGTCGGTGGTCAACGCCTCGTTGGCGAGACCGAAGTCGAGGCCGGCGTCCCCGTGCTCTCGAAGATCCCGGTCCTCAACCGGCTGTTCACCAACAGCTCGAAGGTGGAAGACGAGCGGACGCTCTTGATCCTCATCAAGCCGACCATCATCATCCAGAACGAGCGTGAAGAGGATGCCTTCCCCGGCATCTCCGAGAACCTCAAGGAACTCGGCGCCAACCTGAACTGATCATTGCATCAGTCAACCGGCCTCGGCAATCACAATCCCTCAACCGCCCACCGAAAGGTGGGCGGTTTTTTTATGGGGGTTAAACGTGGGTGAGGGGTGAGGGGTGAGGGGTGAGGGGTGAGGGGTGAGGGGTGAGGGGATGATCATACGCCGCGGGGGTGGCGTGGAGCAACGTTAGCCGCGGGGCTTGACCCCGCGCGTCTCGCACAAAACCGATCGAGTGCTTGAGGTGATCGCCATCCCCTAAATTCACCATCCCGGCGATACCTTTGTGCAAATAAAGCGCATCGATGCGAAAGGCAGCGCGGGGTCAAGCCTCGCGGCTAACGCTGTTCCAATCACCATGCTCCCTACTCCCTATCTCCCTACCCCTCACCCCCGCTTGCCCGACTCCAGCAGCGCCAGCACGGCCAACACCGCCCCGGCCTGCACCGCCACGAGCACGGCCTGCCAACCCTCCAGCCGACCCAGCATCACCCCGCCCAGCCCTGTGGCCAGCGTCGAGAGCAGGATCACCGTCAAAGCCTTGCGCTTGCTCAGCCCCTTGCGGAGCAGGCGGTGGGAAAAGTGGTTGTGGTCCCCCTGGAACGGGCTCTTGCCCGCCAGCAGCCGCATCACGGTCACCGACGTGAAGTCGTACAAAGGCACCGCGAGCACCAGCACGGGCATCATGACGCCGTACCACGCCGTGCCGGGCCCCGACAGCACGCCCGGCTCGGCCCCGGGAACGACGTACGTCGTCCGCACCGAGATCACCGCCAGCATCAGCCCAACCAGAAGCGACCCGCCATCGCCCAGGTACAGCCGGGCGGGCGGGAAATTGAAGAGCATAAAACCCAGCAGCCCACCCACCAGCAACGCCGCCAACCCCGCCACGAACCACTGCCCGGCGATCAGCGTCGCCGCGAGGTACAGGCTGCCCACGACGATCCCGACGCCCGCCGCCAGGCCGTCCATGTTGTCCAGAAAGTTCATCGCGTTGGTGATGACCGCGATCCAGAGCACGCTGACCACGATCGAGGCCACCAGCCCCAGGGTCCCCCCGCCCGCCTCCGGGTTGCCCAGGAACGACAGCACCCGCACGTCCGCCAGCACCACCAGCCCCGTCGCCACGGCCAGCTGCACCGCCAGCTTGGGCCAGGCCCCCAGCGCCCTACGGTCGTCCACCAGCCCCATCACATGCAGTACCGCCAGGGCCACGAGCAAGCCGCCCCCCAGCTTCGTGGTCTCCTGCAGGCCCGGCAGGTGCGTGACCAGCGCGTTCTCGCCCACGCCCGGCAGTTGCTCCCAAACCTCCGACGGCACCAGCCACACGCCCAGCAGCACCCCCACCATCGGCCAGGCGATCGCACAGAACAACGCCACGCCGCCGGTGTTCGCGATCGGTTGACGCCCGGGCAGAAGCGCGAGTTTGTGCGCCTCGGTGCCCGCCTGGTCCACCAGCCCCCACATCTCACTCATCCGCCGCACCGCCAGGCACAACGGCACACTGATCAGCAGGGCAACGAAACCGAGGGCAAAAATAATCCAAACCATATGACGGAGTGTCGCGGCAAACCGCCCTCTTGTCGAGCCGTCATCCGCTGCGTTGTCCTGCGTGCAGCGAGACCGCTTGCCGGACAGACTTCCGTTGGCGTCAGAATCCCCACCAGTCGGTCATGCGCTGGTAGTGATACGTCATGCGTGTGGAGTCGTGGGCGGAATGGTGGGCGACATGCCCGTCCACGAACATGATGTTGAGGCCGCCGGAGTGCTGCGGCTCCCAATGGTTGAGGGTGGCGGTGAAGCTCAGTGTTTCCTGGGTGTAATCGTCTTTGTCTGGCGCGTCCGGCTCGTTTTCAAACCGCCAGTTGTTGTCGCCGCCGAGGATGTGCGCAGAGGTGTGTCGGACCCGGGCGCGATCGACCGGAGCAAAGCCGAAAAGTTTCGCTTGGTCTGCCGCATCGAGGGCCACCGCCCGGGTGCCCAGGAAGTAGTGGTAAGGCGTATCGGTGGGGTACTCGTGACAGCCGGAGAAGACTTCTCGGCTGGTCATATAGGTGTCGATCTGTTCCATCCACGAAGGCAGACCTGTGACCGGGTCGATCATCCCCCAGCCGATCTGTCCGCCCGCGGTCGGGTAGAGCTCCTTGTGATCGTTGGCGTGCATCTCCAGCGCCTTGCCGACGTGGGCGATCTGAGCGCTGCAGTGGGTCTGGTGGGCCGCCCTTCGGGCCGAGCGGAGCGCAGGGAGCAGCAACGCCAAGAGCAGCGCGATGATGCCCAGGGCCACAAGTAGCTCGATCAGCGAAAAGCCGGCCTGAGTGGCGGGGCGCTCGCCCGCCGTAGAGTCGTTGCAGGAGATCATGGCTGATACTCCACAAACATCGCCAGGGTGAGGCCTTCTCGCGGATCATTAAAGCCCTTGGGGTACTGACCGTTGAACGGTGAGTTTTTCAAATACACCGCGGTTCGAATGACGCCGTCATCACCTGCTTCGTAGATCATCTTCCGGGAGTCGACCATCTTCCCTTGCGGGGTAGCAAGGGTGAAGACCCCGCCGAGACGTTTGGGCTTCGAATCCACATCCCACTCCTTGACCTCAAGCTCGCCCACGGGCTTTTCGGGATTCGTGACTTCGAATATCTGCCATCGCTCCGCGGCAGGCATCACGTAGTACTGGTCGGCCAAGAGCCACGGCCCTTGCAGGGTGTAGACCGTGGTGTCGCCCTGTAGCTGCCGGCTCGCCGCCGCCTGCTCGGGGCTGCGGGCACTCGCCATCAACACCTGCCCCGCTTCCCGGTTCTCCGTAAATGATTTGGGGATCTTTCGCGGCCGCTTCCCGTCGAAGGCACCGGCGTAAAAAATCAGGCATTGCCCTCGGTTCAGGAATTGATAGACCGCCTTCCGCGTCTTGCCGATGTTGGCGCGGTCTTGATCGGAGATCGGGCCCTTCCCCTCGATGCGCACCAGCTCGAGGTCGATCGTGGCTGGCTCGGCGAGCGGGTCATTGTCGGCGATGGTGTACACCCAGCGGATGTCCGGCTTCCGGGTGTAGAGGATGACTTCATCGTCTTTCACAGCGAGCTGAAGCAACGTGTCGGAGATGCCGGAGATCAGCACCGGCTGCAGCGGGCGATCGAAAGCCGGGTCGGGAAGGCCCGAGGCCGCCGGTTCCACCACCGTGATCTGGGGAACAGACAACGTCGTGGCGGTGGAAGACGGCTGAGGCGCACGCTCGTTCGTCACCGAAACGACGCCGATGGTGGCCGCGGTGGTCAAAACGGCGGCGGCACCTAGCCACCCCAACTTGCCGGATAAGAGAGTGGTTAAAGCATGGCTCGCCGAAGCACCGGGGGCCATCCCACTCCCCACGCCGCTGAGCCCGAGCTTCATCAAGCCCGCGCCCAGCGTGCCGGGCACCTGCGCTAGGGCCGCGTCCTGAACCAGGAACGTGGTTAGGGCCACGGCCGAGGTCGCCACATCCCGCTTGGCCAAGACATCGCGCAGCCGCTCGGTCGCTCGGCCGAGGCGGTGTTGCAGGCCCGACCGGCTGATCCCCTGTTCGTCGGCCAGATCGGATTGCGTACCGCCCTTGAGGTAGTAGCTCAGAATCAGTTCGCGGTCGGACGCACGGAGTTCCTCGAGCGCCGCGTCGACCTCGGCCATGATGGCCTGGCTCCGCTCCGCTTCATGGTTGTCGGTGGGTACCCACGCCAGCTCGTGACGCCGCCGGGTCGCGTCACGCCGGATGCGGCTGATACTGGCGTTAGTGGCGCAGCGGTGCAGCCAGCCCGCGATGTTCCGCCGAATCTTCGCTGCGTTTTCTGCCAGCTTCAGGAACGTCTCCTGGACCGCGTCCTCGACATCCGCCTCGTCCCGGAGGTGGCGGCGGCAGGCGGCGTAGACCAGCCGTTGGTACGTCCTCACGAGGTGTTGGAAAGCTTCGACATCCCCATGGCGTGCGTAAAGTTGTAGAGCTTGCTGATCGGTCATCACAACCATCCTTTCTACAAACTAGACGCGAGACACCCGTGCGATGCCGGTGACCGCTCAACATATTTTCTGTCACACCCCACCATGACAGCAAGCGGGGACGTGGTACGTCACCCGCTTGCGGCCGTGTTTCTCGATGTAAACGCAGCTTGCTGCCTTATGCCGGGGTGAGCTTCAGACACCAGGCGTACTTGCCGGGCTTCTCGGCGGGGAGCTTGACCTTCATCGCTTCGTCGTCGCGGGTGTATTCCACCTCGCCCGGGTGGCCGAGCAGCCCGACCTTGGCCAGGTGCTTGTGGCAGAACCGGCGGTCCTTGTAGAAGTTCTTGATGTGGACCTCGCCCGACTCGGGCCAGCCGAGGAAGTGGACGTAGATGATGCCGTCCTTGGTGGTGAAGCGCAGGTCTTCGGGGCCGAAGTCCTTGCGGTTCTTCTCGGCGAAGTGGCCTTCGGGCACCGCGGTCGGGCCCTCGCCGTAGATCTTCCAGGGGTAGGTGTCGTAGATGCCTTCGCCGTTGATCTTCATCCAGCCGCCGAGCTCGCGGAGCAGGTCTTTCTGCTCCTGCGGGATGGTGCCGTCGGCACGCGGGCCGACGTTCATGAGCAGCGCCCCGTTCTTGCTGACGATGTCGACGAAGTCGTGGATGATCGCTTCGGGGGTGCGGTACTTCAGGCCCTCGATGTAGCCCCAGGAGTTGTAGGCCAGCGAGGTGTCGGTCTGCCAGAACGGGTAGCGGATGCCCTTGAGCTGGCCGCGTTCGATGTCCCAGACACCCGCGTTGGCGGGCATGGCTTCGTTCTTGAAGTTGATCGCGCCTTCGATGCCCCACTCCTTGCAGCGGTTGTAATAGTAGGCCGCGAAGGTGCGGAACCGCTGGGCGTAGAGCGCCTCTTCGATCCACCAGTCGAAGAACACCACCTCGGGGCGGAACTTGTCTACGAGCTCGCAGGTGCGGACCAGCCAGTCGTCGAGCCACTCGTCGCCGGGCGTGCTGCCGTGGACGACGCGCATCTTCTCGCAGAAGGGCATGTTGTCGGTCGGGCCGTAGAGGTCGCGGTACTCGGGGTCCTGCACGTCGGAGGGCATCAGCGTGCCGCCGTTGAAGAACCAGCAGTTCTCTTCGCGGTGGGTCGAGACGGCGAAACGCATGCCCTGCTTGCGGACCGCCTCGGCGAGCTCGGCGGTCACGTCACGCTTCGGGCCCATGTTCTTGGCGTTCCACCGGTTCCACGGCGTGTCGTACATCGCGAAGCCGTCGTGGTGCTCGGCCACGGGCATGACGAACTCCGCCCCGGATTCCTTGAACACCTCGGCCCACTCGGTGGCGTCGTAGTGCTCCGCTTTGAACTGCGGGATGAAGTCTTTGTAGCCGAACTGATCGACCGGGCCGTACGTCTCCACGTGGTGCTTGTGGACGTCGGTGTCGGGCACGTACATGTTGCGGGCGTACCACTCGCTGCCGTAGGCGGGCACGGCGTAGACGCCCCAGTGGATGAAGATGCCCAGCTTCTTGGCGCGGTACCAACTGGGCACCTTGAACTGATCAAAGTTGTCCCAGTTCGCATCGTCAAACGGCCCCTGGGCCACGACGTCGCGAATGGTGTTCAAGGCCGCGTCATGAGACACCGTGCC
Protein-coding regions in this window:
- a CDS encoding prepilin-type N-terminal cleavage/methylation domain-containing protein codes for the protein MISCNDSTAGERPATQAGFSLIELLVALGIIALLLALLLPALRSARRAAHQTHCSAQIAHVGKALEMHANDHKELYPTAGGQIGWGMIDPVTGLPSWMEQIDTYMTSREVFSGCHEYPTDTPYHYFLGTRAVALDAADQAKLFGFAPVDRARVRHTSAHILGGDNNWRFENEPDAPDKDDYTQETLSFTATLNHWEPQHSGGLNIMFVDGHVAHHSAHDSTRMTYHYQRMTDWWGF
- a CDS encoding sigma-70 family RNA polymerase sigma factor; this translates as MTDQQALQLYARHGDVEAFQHLVRTYQRLVYAACRRHLRDEADVEDAVQETFLKLAENAAKIRRNIAGWLHRCATNASISRIRRDATRRRHELAWVPTDNHEAERSQAIMAEVDAALEELRASDRELILSYYLKGGTQSDLADEQGISRSGLQHRLGRATERLRDVLAKRDVATSAVALTTFLVQDAALAQVPGTLGAGLMKLGLSGVGSGMAPGASASHALTTLLSGKLGWLGAAAVLTTAATIGVVSVTNERAPQPSSTATTLSVPQITVVEPAASGLPDPAFDRPLQPVLISGISDTLLQLAVKDDEVILYTRKPDIRWVYTIADNDPLAEPATIDLELVRIEGKGPISDQDRANIGKTRKAVYQFLNRGQCLIFYAGAFDGKRPRKIPKSFTENREAGQVLMASARSPEQAAASRQLQGDTTVYTLQGPWLLADQYYVMPAAERWQIFEVTNPEKPVGELEVKEWDVDSKPKRLGGVFTLATPQGKMVDSRKMIYEAGDDGVIRTAVYLKNSPFNGQYPKGFNDPREGLTLAMFVEYQP
- a CDS encoding MraY family glycosyltransferase yields the protein MVWIIFALGFVALLISVPLCLAVRRMSEMWGLVDQAGTEAHKLALLPGRQPIANTGGVALFCAIAWPMVGVLLGVWLVPSEVWEQLPGVGENALVTHLPGLQETTKLGGGLLVALAVLHVMGLVDDRRALGAWPKLAVQLAVATGLVVLADVRVLSFLGNPEAGGGTLGLVASIVVSVLWIAVITNAMNFLDNMDGLAAGVGIVVGSLYLAATLIAGQWFVAGLAALLVGGLLGFMLFNFPPARLYLGDGGSLLVGLMLAVISVRTTYVVPGAEPGVLSGPGTAWYGVMMPVLVLAVPLYDFTSVTVMRLLAGKSPFQGDHNHFSHRLLRKGLSKRKALTVILLSTLATGLGGVMLGRLEGWQAVLVAVQAGAVLAVLALLESGKRG
- a CDS encoding alpha-L-fucosidase, translated to MNTIRDVVAQGPFDDANWDNFDQFKVPSWYRAKKLGIFIHWGVYAVPAYGSEWYARNMYVPDTDVHKHHVETYGPVDQFGYKDFIPQFKAEHYDATEWAEVFKESGAEFVMPVAEHHDGFAMYDTPWNRWNAKNMGPKRDVTAELAEAVRKQGMRFAVSTHREENCWFFNGGTLMPSDVQDPEYRDLYGPTDNMPFCEKMRVVHGSTPGDEWLDDWLVRTCELVDKFRPEVVFFDWWIEEALYAQRFRTFAAYYYNRCKEWGIEGAINFKNEAMPANAGVWDIERGQLKGIRYPFWQTDTSLAYNSWGYIEGLKYRTPEAIIHDFVDIVSKNGALLMNVGPRADGTIPQEQKDLLRELGGWMKINGEGIYDTYPWKIYGEGPTAVPEGHFAEKNRKDFGPEDLRFTTKDGIIYVHFLGWPESGEVHIKNFYKDRRFCHKHLAKVGLLGHPGEVEYTRDDEAMKVKLPAEKPGKYAWCLKLTPA